A window of the Synechococcus sp. JA-3-3Ab genome harbors these coding sequences:
- the ruvX gene encoding Holliday junction resolvase RuvX → MSTDLNYSATRDPFSALGLDVGNRRIGVAGSDGLGLLATGLGVIRRRSLPEDIAQVQAWIRRRQATVVVVGIPLLADGSVGSQARKVQRFVRALQAAVDLPVVTVNEYLSTVQAEWDLRQAGIPAKAQKALIDQQSAAVILQTWLDERRYSQSSKAPCR, encoded by the coding sequence ATGTCAACAGACCTGAACTATTCTGCCACAAGGGATCCCTTTTCGGCGCTGGGGCTGGACGTGGGCAACCGCCGCATCGGCGTGGCCGGCTCCGACGGGCTGGGGCTGCTGGCCACGGGGCTGGGGGTGATCCGGCGCCGTTCCCTGCCGGAAGATATCGCCCAAGTGCAGGCGTGGATCCGCCGCCGCCAAGCCACCGTGGTGGTGGTCGGGATCCCGCTTTTGGCGGATGGATCGGTGGGGTCCCAGGCCCGCAAGGTGCAGCGGTTTGTGCGGGCGCTGCAGGCGGCCGTGGATTTGCCGGTGGTTACGGTCAACGAGTACCTGAGCACCGTACAGGCGGAGTGGGATCTGCGCCAGGCCGGGATCCCGGCTAAGGCCCAGAAAGCGCTTATCGACCAGCAGTCGGCGGCAGTGATTCTCCAAACTTGGCTGGACGAGCGGCGCTATTCCCAGAGCTCAAAAGCGCCCTGCAGATAG
- the ahcY gene encoding adenosylhomocysteinase produces the protein MTSATLSLPKHEVKDLGLASLGRQRIQWAAREMPVLAQIRERFAQEKPLAGLRLVACCHVTTETANLALALQAGGAESVLIASNPLSTQDDVAASLVADYGISVFAIKGEDVETYRRHVQIALDHRPNLIIDDGGDVTAELVQHRQEQLPEIIGTTEETTTGLVRLRAMSKAGVLSFPVMTVNDAETKHLFDNRYGTGQSTLDGILRCTNILLAGKTVVVAGYGWCAKGVAMRARGMGSQVIVTEVNPVRALEAVMDGFRVMPMAEAASLGDLFITVTGNKHVIRGEHFDRMKDGAMVCNAGHFDIEIDLVALQERTVSRQTVRPFVEEYRLQSGKSVFVLGEGRLINLAAAEGHPASVMDMSFANQALACEYLVKNRGRLAPGLHPIPAEIDEAIARLKLKAMGISIDSLTPEQIEYGNTWTAGT, from the coding sequence ATGACCAGCGCCACCCTGTCTCTCCCCAAGCACGAAGTTAAAGACCTGGGCCTCGCCTCTCTGGGCAGGCAACGGATCCAGTGGGCGGCGCGGGAGATGCCGGTGCTGGCCCAGATCCGGGAGCGCTTTGCCCAAGAAAAGCCCCTGGCCGGCCTGCGCCTGGTGGCCTGCTGCCATGTCACCACCGAGACGGCCAATCTGGCCTTGGCGCTGCAGGCAGGGGGAGCGGAGAGCGTCCTCATCGCCAGCAACCCCCTCTCCACCCAAGACGATGTGGCCGCCAGCCTGGTGGCCGACTACGGCATCTCGGTCTTTGCCATCAAGGGGGAAGATGTGGAAACCTACCGCCGCCATGTGCAAATTGCCTTGGATCACCGTCCCAACTTGATCATCGACGACGGCGGCGATGTGACGGCGGAGCTGGTGCAGCATCGCCAGGAGCAGCTCCCGGAGATCATCGGCACCACGGAAGAGACCACCACCGGCCTGGTGCGCCTGCGGGCCATGTCTAAGGCGGGGGTGCTCAGCTTCCCGGTGATGACCGTCAACGATGCCGAGACCAAGCACCTGTTCGACAACCGCTACGGCACCGGCCAATCCACCCTGGACGGCATCCTGCGCTGTACCAACATTCTTCTGGCCGGAAAAACGGTGGTGGTGGCCGGCTACGGCTGGTGCGCCAAGGGGGTGGCGATGCGGGCCCGCGGCATGGGATCCCAGGTAATCGTGACCGAGGTCAACCCGGTGCGGGCCCTGGAGGCGGTGATGGACGGCTTTCGGGTTATGCCCATGGCCGAGGCCGCTTCCCTGGGGGATCTGTTCATCACCGTCACCGGCAACAAGCACGTCATCCGCGGCGAGCACTTCGACCGTATGAAAGATGGGGCGATGGTCTGTAACGCCGGCCACTTCGACATCGAGATCGACCTGGTGGCGCTGCAAGAGCGGACGGTTTCCCGGCAGACGGTGCGCCCCTTTGTGGAAGAATACCGTCTCCAGTCGGGCAAATCGGTGTTCGTCCTGGGAGAGGGCCGGCTGATCAACCTGGCTGCCGCCGAAGGCCATCCCGCCAGCGTCATGGACATGAGCTTTGCCAACCAGGCCCTGGCCTGCGAGTACCTGGTGAAAAACCGTGGCCGCCTGGCGCCAGGGCTGCACCCCATTCCGGCAGAGATCGACGAGGCCATCGCCCGCCTCAAGCTCAAAGCCATGGGGATCTCCATCGACAGCCTTACCCCGGAGCAGATCGAGTACGGCAACACCTGGACGGCAGGAACCTAG